One genomic window of Phalacrocorax aristotelis chromosome 21, bGulAri2.1, whole genome shotgun sequence includes the following:
- the RHOC gene encoding rho-related GTP-binding protein RhoC isoform X1 gives MKTMAAIRKKLVIVGDGACGKTCLLIVFSKDQFPEVYVPTVFENYIADIEVDGKQVELALWDTAGQEDYDRLRPLSYPDTDVILMCFSIDSPDSLENIPEKWTPEVKHFCPNVPIILVGNKKDLRNDEHTRRELAKMKQEPVKPEEGRDMANRINAFGYLECSAKTKEGVREVFEMATRAGLQVRKNKKRRGCPLL, from the exons ATGAAAA CGATGGCGGCCATCAGGAAGAAGCTGGTTATCGTGGGAGATGGTGCCTGTGGAAAGACGTGTCTGCTGATCGTGTTCAGCAAGGACCAGTTCCCCGAGGTCTACGTACCAACTGTGTTCGAGAACTATATTGCCGACATAGAGGTAGACGGGAAGCAG gtGGAGCTGGCCCTGTGGGACACGGCAGGACAGGAGGACTATGACAGGCTGCGGCCCCTCTCGTACCCGGACACGGACGTTATCCTCATGTGCTTTTCTATTGACAGCCCGGATAGTCTCG AGAACATCCCTGAGAAGTGGACGCCGGAGGTGAAGCATTTCTGCCCCAACGTGCCCATCATCCTGGTGGGGAACAAGAAGGACCTGCGGAACGACGAGCACACGCGGCGGGAGCTGGCGAAGATGAAGCAG GAGCCGGTGAAACCAGAAGAGGGGAGGGACATGGCCAACAGGATCAATGCCTTCGGCTACCTCGAGTGCTCGGCCAAGACAAAGGAGGGTGTGCGGGAGGTCTTCGAGATGGCCACCCGCGCAGGCCTGCAGGTCCGGAAGAACAAGAAGCGCAGAGGCTGCCCGCTGCTGTGA
- the PPM1J gene encoding protein phosphatase 1J, with the protein MLPRVRAAVAQLVAGLGTGGQPPAEPRGGERGSPVPPSFCRPAFLQLTPEELRRADDQAGRAVQSPRDGRRRLPWSTGYAEVINAGKSQHNEDQACCEVVFVERRPSVRGRPLSREGVGELDGGRQGFYFHYWALFDGHAGSGAAVMASKRLHLHICEQLRDLVDILQDPSPPPICLTHDARASPMEPSRVPLAESDGEVPNDAVPRFHLEKAVSHESLVIGAIENAFKHMDDQIEQERVSQRLSGGCCALAAVYLMGKFYVANAGDSRAIIIRNGEIIPMSREFTPETERQRLQFLAFLRPELLGKEFTHLEFPRRIQPKELGKKMLYRDQNMNGWAYKKIEEDDLKFPLIYGEGKKARVMATIGVTRGLGDHDLRVFSSNIHIKPFLSCFPEVRVYDLTQYEHCPDDVLVLGTDGLWDVTNDKEVASVVMEVLTSYEPNDPCRYTMVAQELVVRSRGVLKERGWRLANDKLGSGDDISVFVIPLGGPGNYT; encoded by the exons ATGCTGCCGAGGGTGCGCGCCGCCGTGGCGCAGCTGGTGGCGGGGCTGGGGACGGGCGGGCAGCCCCCCGCGgagccccggggaggggagcgggggtcGCCGGTCCCCCCCTCCTTCTGCCGGCCGGCCTTCCTCCAGCTGACGCCCGAGGAGCTCCGCCGCGCCGACGACCAGGCGGGCCGGGCGGTGCAGAGCCCCCGCgacggccgccgccgcctgccctGGAGCACGGGCTACGCCGA GGTGATAAATGCGGGGAAGAGCCAGCACAATGAGGACCAGGCATGCTGCGAGGTGGTGTTTGTGGAGAGGAGGCCCAGCGTGAGGGGCCGGCCGCTGTCCAGGGAAGGCGTCGGGGAGCTGGATGGG ggcaggcagggtTTTTATTTCCACTACTGGGCCTTGTTTGACGGCCATGCAGGCAGCGGTGCTGCTGTCATGGCATCCAAGAGGCTCCACCTGCACATCTGCGAGCAGCTCCGGGACCTTGTGGACATCCTGCAGGACCCCTCTCCGCCTCCCATCTGCCTCACGCATGACGCAAGGGCCAGCCCTATGGAGCCGAGCCGGGTACCCCTTGCAGAGAGTGATGGGGAGGTCCCCAACGATGCTGTGCCACGGTTTCACCTGGAGAAAGCGGTCTCTCACGAGAGCCTGGTCATTGGTGCCATTGAAAACGCCTTTAAGCACATG GATGACCAGATCGAGCAGGAGCGAGTGTCCCAGCGCCTGTCTGGGGGCTGCTGCGCCCTGGCTGCCGTCTACCTCATGGGCAAGTTCTACGTGGCCAACGCTGGCGACAGCAG GGCCATTATCATCCGTAATGGGGAAATCATTCCAATGTCCAGGGAGTTTACTCCAGAGACAGAGAGGCAGAGGCTGCAGTTTTTA GCGTTCCTGAGGCctgagctgctggggaaggagttCACCCACCTCGAGTTCCCCCGCAGGATCCAGCCcaaggagctggggaagaagatgCTGTACAGAGACCAAAACATGAATGGCTG GGCTTACAAAAAGATAGAAGAAGATGACCTGAAGTTTCCGCTTATCTATGGGGAAGGCAAAAAG GCTCGGGTGATGGCAACGATTGGGGTCACACGAGGCCTGGGAGACCACGACCTCAGGGTGTTCAGCTCCAACATCCACATCAAGCCTTTCCTGTCCTGCTTCCCAGAG GTCAGGGTTTACGACCTCACGCAGTACGAGCACTGCCCTGATGATGTCCTGGTCTTGGGCACCGATGGGCTCTGGGATGTCACCAATGACAAGGAGGTGGCCAGTGTGGTGATGGAGGTGCTGACGAGTTACGAGCCCAACGACCCGTGCAG GTACACCATGGTGGCCCAGGAGCTGGTGGTGCGGTCCAGGGGGGTGCTGAAGGAGCGGGGCTGGCGGCTGGCCAACGACAAGCTGGGCTCTGGCGATGACATCTCCGTGTTCGTGATCCCTCTGGGTGGCCCAGGCAACTACACGTGA
- the RHOC gene encoding rho-related GTP-binding protein RhoC isoform X2, with protein sequence MAAIRKKLVIVGDGACGKTCLLIVFSKDQFPEVYVPTVFENYIADIEVDGKQVELALWDTAGQEDYDRLRPLSYPDTDVILMCFSIDSPDSLENIPEKWTPEVKHFCPNVPIILVGNKKDLRNDEHTRRELAKMKQEPVKPEEGRDMANRINAFGYLECSAKTKEGVREVFEMATRAGLQVRKNKKRRGCPLL encoded by the exons ATGGCGGCCATCAGGAAGAAGCTGGTTATCGTGGGAGATGGTGCCTGTGGAAAGACGTGTCTGCTGATCGTGTTCAGCAAGGACCAGTTCCCCGAGGTCTACGTACCAACTGTGTTCGAGAACTATATTGCCGACATAGAGGTAGACGGGAAGCAG gtGGAGCTGGCCCTGTGGGACACGGCAGGACAGGAGGACTATGACAGGCTGCGGCCCCTCTCGTACCCGGACACGGACGTTATCCTCATGTGCTTTTCTATTGACAGCCCGGATAGTCTCG AGAACATCCCTGAGAAGTGGACGCCGGAGGTGAAGCATTTCTGCCCCAACGTGCCCATCATCCTGGTGGGGAACAAGAAGGACCTGCGGAACGACGAGCACACGCGGCGGGAGCTGGCGAAGATGAAGCAG GAGCCGGTGAAACCAGAAGAGGGGAGGGACATGGCCAACAGGATCAATGCCTTCGGCTACCTCGAGTGCTCGGCCAAGACAAAGGAGGGTGTGCGGGAGGTCTTCGAGATGGCCACCCGCGCAGGCCTGCAGGTCCGGAAGAACAAGAAGCGCAGAGGCTGCCCGCTGCTGTGA